A region from the Salicibibacter cibarius genome encodes:
- a CDS encoding BCCT family transporter: MKFGDLKKRVNLPVFFISGGLLVLFVVMSFLYFDGVTNFVNAGFDLSITYFGAFWQLLLLATFVVGVVLAISKYGKVRLGNKDKPSISFFKWAAILVSSGLGAGGIFWAAAEPIYYFTEVPPMHTGIANGSQEAVGVAMSQSFMSWGFTAWAVYGAISGMVIMYAHYNKSLSLKPRTLLYPIFGDKIEHNKWGIAVDVCCILGAVAGTIGTVGFFGFQLSYWLEHSFGVPDGLSTQMLVIGLLITIVTISAVTGISRGIQFLSRMNIWLIFPVGILILLLGPGAFVIDTFISSYGTYITEFMNIHTFRGDNEWLGLWMLFFFGWFIGYGPLMAMLVARVSRGRTIREVFFVVSIVAALVSNVWFTVLGGSGIFYELQNAGSVSGPLMESGLPAAVIATAEQMPLGALMAILLAILTILFVITTADSMSYSISMSVTGEGDPPKPIRVFWAVMIGVISVILINIGEGSIDAIQSFIIITAVPISIIMLPLLWGAPKVAKKMAIEQGIEEQKKQE; this comes from the coding sequence ATGAAGTTTGGGGATTTGAAAAAAAGGGTTAATTTGCCCGTATTTTTCATAAGTGGTGGGTTGCTCGTTTTATTCGTTGTTATGTCATTTTTGTATTTTGATGGTGTCACTAATTTTGTTAACGCAGGTTTTGATCTTTCGATTACTTACTTTGGGGCTTTTTGGCAACTGTTATTATTAGCTACATTCGTTGTCGGGGTCGTTTTAGCTATTTCGAAGTATGGAAAGGTTCGTTTAGGGAATAAAGATAAACCGAGCATAAGTTTTTTTAAGTGGGCAGCTATTCTCGTTTCTTCGGGATTGGGGGCCGGGGGGATTTTTTGGGCAGCTGCCGAGCCTATTTATTATTTTACGGAAGTTCCTCCTATGCATACCGGTATCGCTAACGGCTCTCAAGAAGCAGTGGGTGTCGCCATGTCCCAAAGTTTTATGTCTTGGGGGTTTACTGCGTGGGCTGTTTATGGTGCAATTAGCGGCATGGTCATTATGTATGCCCATTATAATAAGAGCCTATCATTAAAACCGAGAACATTGTTATATCCAATCTTTGGCGACAAAATTGAGCATAATAAATGGGGAATAGCGGTTGATGTATGCTGTATTTTAGGAGCGGTTGCCGGTACAATCGGCACCGTTGGTTTTTTTGGTTTCCAACTCAGTTATTGGTTGGAGCATTCTTTCGGGGTTCCTGATGGGTTATCCACACAAATGCTCGTAATCGGATTGTTGATTACGATCGTTACCATTTCTGCGGTAACAGGCATCTCAAGAGGTATCCAGTTTTTGAGCAGAATGAATATTTGGTTGATTTTTCCTGTTGGCATCTTAATTCTTCTTTTGGGCCCGGGAGCTTTTGTCATCGATACGTTCATATCTTCCTACGGAACTTATATAACCGAATTTATGAACATCCATACGTTTCGCGGTGACAATGAATGGTTAGGTTTATGGATGCTGTTTTTCTTCGGTTGGTTTATCGGGTACGGTCCTTTAATGGCGATGCTCGTTGCCAGAGTGTCTCGCGGGAGAACCATTCGAGAGGTGTTTTTTGTCGTTTCGATTGTAGCCGCACTAGTGTCAAATGTTTGGTTTACTGTCCTGGGAGGATCTGGCATTTTTTATGAATTACAAAATGCGGGTTCCGTCAGTGGCCCTTTGATGGAAAGCGGATTGCCCGCGGCTGTTATTGCCACTGCAGAACAAATGCCTTTAGGCGCTTTAATGGCTATCCTTTTAGCTATATTAACCATTTTGTTCGTGATTACCACTGCAGATTCAATGTCCTATTCCATTTCCATGTCTGTGACCGGTGAAGGGGATCCGCCGAAACCGATTCGGGTATTCTGGGCAGTGATGATCGGTGTGATTTCGGTCATTTTGATTAATATCGGTGAAGGAAGCATCGATGCGATCCAATCGTTTATCATCATTACGGCGGTACCGATTTCCATCATTATGCTGCCGCTCCTATGGGGCGCACCTAAAGTTGCGAAGAAAATGGCGATTGAGCAAGGCATTGAAGAACAAAAGAAACAGGAATAG
- the cas3 gene encoding CRISPR-associated helicase Cas3', protein MQSIAHIREYDKKIQTVSEHLLGVKILAENYGEKIGLKHVVGLAGVLHDLGKYTEKFRNYIWDAVHYPEIAEKRGKIDHSTAGGRLLYNMYHDNTTDPFKKILAEIVGNAIISHHAYLQDFITPELNSKYLFRVQEKDICEFEKSKECFFRYVMTEVEFDKYVNNALDELKTIMDRTPTQVIFLTKYIFSGLIDADRTNTREFEDNKENKVYFDHLCLFQSYYKKLIDKYETFNRSATSDHPINKLRAGMAERCDKFAEEPSGIYTLSIPTGGGKTLASLRYALKHAQMHPKQRIIYIVPFTTIIEQNAKEVRDILKDDRHILEHHSNIVIDEDKNNDGNEEEQEGLFNTKEKIKLARDDWDSPLIFTTMVQFLNVFYSKGTRNIRRLHNLSHSVLIFDEVQKVPVQCVSLFNEALNFLRKDAHCSIVFCTATQPALEFVDHKLEINADGEIIEQVDRVNDAFKRVEIIDETSYPMTTDYLGNWINKKTLEDKQSILIILNTKAVVKDLYVRLKNDDSFSLPVYHLSTSMCPAHRNRILREMKDLLKAKIPFVCVTTQLIEAGVNVSFSCVVRSLAGLDSIAQAGGRCNRHGEYEELKYVYVIDHLEEKLDKLKEIKEGKILTKQILADLSANPKAHGGGLLSREAMTLYFRRFYTVKFKEVLNYPITDLGDKDMTDLLFNSYRNGYAQDYKKENEGLELLNTSSYKTAADYFRVINDITQPAIVPYGDGKELINKLNSAARVEELTELLRKAQQYTINLYPNEVNELSSEGGLEIHLDGQVIELKERWYSKEHGLDMEGEGELGLALV, encoded by the coding sequence GTGCAATCCATTGCTCATATCCGTGAATATGACAAAAAGATTCAAACAGTTAGTGAACATTTGCTAGGCGTTAAAATTTTGGCAGAAAATTATGGAGAGAAAATAGGGTTAAAACATGTAGTAGGGCTAGCAGGGGTTCTTCATGATCTAGGGAAGTATACGGAAAAGTTTCGTAATTATATTTGGGATGCAGTACACTATCCAGAAATCGCGGAAAAACGAGGGAAAATTGACCATTCTACCGCAGGTGGGAGACTCCTATATAACATGTACCATGATAACACGACAGACCCTTTCAAAAAAATTTTAGCTGAAATCGTTGGAAATGCAATTATTTCTCATCATGCTTACTTACAAGATTTTATAACGCCCGAACTCAATTCAAAGTATTTGTTCCGGGTGCAAGAAAAAGATATTTGTGAATTTGAAAAATCCAAAGAATGTTTTTTTCGGTATGTTATGACAGAGGTAGAATTTGATAAATACGTGAACAATGCTTTAGATGAATTAAAAACGATTATGGATCGAACGCCTACGCAAGTAATATTTCTGACGAAATATATCTTTAGTGGACTAATAGATGCTGACAGAACTAACACAAGAGAATTTGAAGATAACAAGGAAAATAAAGTGTACTTTGATCACTTATGTTTATTTCAGTCATATTACAAAAAGCTGATTGACAAATATGAAACTTTTAATCGGAGTGCCACTTCGGATCATCCGATTAATAAGTTGCGCGCAGGTATGGCCGAACGATGTGATAAGTTTGCGGAAGAACCATCGGGTATTTACACACTTTCAATTCCTACGGGTGGTGGGAAAACATTAGCGAGTTTGAGGTATGCGCTGAAACATGCACAAATGCATCCGAAGCAACGAATCATATACATTGTCCCTTTTACAACCATTATCGAGCAGAATGCGAAAGAAGTACGTGACATTCTCAAAGATGATCGACACATCTTAGAGCACCATTCCAACATAGTGATTGACGAGGACAAAAATAATGATGGAAATGAAGAGGAACAAGAAGGCCTTTTTAACACTAAGGAAAAAATTAAGCTTGCTCGTGATGATTGGGATAGCCCACTTATTTTTACAACGATGGTGCAGTTTCTAAATGTCTTTTACTCGAAAGGAACCCGCAATATAAGGAGACTACATAATCTAAGTCACTCTGTACTTATTTTCGATGAAGTTCAAAAGGTTCCGGTTCAATGTGTTTCACTCTTCAATGAAGCGTTGAATTTCTTGAGGAAAGACGCCCATTGTAGCATAGTGTTTTGTACAGCAACTCAGCCTGCTTTAGAATTCGTTGATCATAAGCTTGAAATTAATGCCGATGGAGAGATCATTGAACAAGTTGATCGTGTCAACGATGCTTTTAAACGAGTGGAGATTATTGATGAAACGTCATATCCTATGACAACTGATTATCTTGGAAATTGGATTAATAAGAAGACTTTGGAAGATAAGCAGAGCATTCTTATCATTTTAAATACGAAAGCTGTAGTTAAGGATCTTTACGTGCGATTAAAAAATGATGATTCTTTTTCTTTGCCTGTGTACCATTTAAGCACGTCAATGTGCCCTGCTCATCGGAATCGAATTCTAAGAGAAATGAAGGATCTTTTAAAAGCGAAAATACCTTTTGTTTGTGTGACAACTCAGCTGATTGAAGCGGGAGTTAATGTAAGCTTTTCTTGTGTTGTTCGTTCCCTCGCTGGTCTCGACTCTATTGCTCAGGCAGGGGGGCGTTGTAATCGCCATGGTGAGTATGAGGAGCTGAAATATGTATATGTGATTGACCACTTGGAGGAGAAGTTAGATAAATTGAAGGAGATTAAGGAAGGCAAAATTTTAACTAAGCAAATTCTTGCTGATTTGTCAGCTAACCCAAAGGCTCACGGCGGCGGCTTGTTATCTCGAGAGGCTATGACACTGTACTTTAGGCGATTTTATACTGTTAAGTTTAAAGAAGTTTTAAATTACCCAATCACAGATCTAGGCGATAAGGATATGACGGATCTCTTGTTTAATTCGTATAGGAATGGGTATGCTCAAGACTACAAGAAAGAAAATGAGGGGCTGGAGCTTCTTAATACAAGCAGTTATAAAACAGCAGCAGATTACTTTCGAGTCATTAACGATATTACGCAACCAGCGATAGTGCCATATGGAGATGGAAAAGAGTTAATCAACAAATTAAATAGTGCTGCTCGAGTAGAGGAATTGACCGAGCTCTTACGAAAAGCGCAGCAATACACAATCAATCTGTATCCAAACGAAGTGAATGAGTTGAGTAGTGAAGGGGGTTTGGAAATTCATTTGGATGGACAGGTCATCGAGTTGAAAGAGCGCTGGTATAGCAAGGAGCATGGGCTTGATATGGAGGGCGAAGGGGAGTTGGGGTTAGCATTAGTTTAG
- the cas5c gene encoding type I-C CRISPR-associated protein Cas5c — translation MKNTLEFQLYGDYALFTDPLTKIGGEKLTYDVPTYQALKGIVESIYWKPTLFFVIDKVRVMKPIQMESKGVRPIEYRGRNTLANYTYLKDVCYQVRAHFEFNFNRPDMTFDRNEGKHFNIMQRSLKAGGRRDIFLGTRECQGYVEPCTFGEGKGFYDNYEGEIHFGTMVHGMNYPDETGKNELEVRLWKPVMKKGIITFQRPEKCTLVRKIKEITPKHFDKTNVESADSLAHKIGGE, via the coding sequence ATGAAAAACACACTTGAATTCCAGTTATATGGAGACTACGCGTTGTTTACAGATCCGTTAACCAAAATTGGTGGTGAAAAACTTACTTATGATGTTCCGACTTATCAAGCTTTGAAAGGAATTGTTGAATCCATTTATTGGAAACCCACTTTATTTTTCGTAATTGATAAAGTTAGAGTCATGAAACCCATACAAATGGAATCCAAAGGGGTTCGCCCCATTGAATATAGAGGTAGAAATACGTTAGCTAATTACACTTATTTGAAAGATGTGTGTTATCAAGTACGGGCTCACTTTGAATTTAACTTTAATCGTCCAGATATGACATTTGACCGCAATGAAGGGAAGCACTTCAATATTATGCAACGCTCATTAAAAGCCGGTGGAAGGAGAGATATTTTTCTCGGCACGCGTGAATGTCAAGGGTATGTCGAGCCGTGTACTTTTGGTGAGGGTAAGGGCTTTTATGATAATTACGAGGGCGAGATACATTTTGGAACGATGGTTCATGGAATGAATTATCCTGATGAGACAGGAAAAAATGAACTTGAAGTTCGTTTGTGGAAACCTGTAATGAAAAAGGGTATTATTACATTTCAAAGACCAGAAAAGTGTACATTGGTTAGGAAAATTAAGGAAATTACCCCTAAACATTTCGATAAAACAAATGTTGAATCTGCAGATTCTTTAGCCCATAAAATAGGAGGTGAATAA
- the cas8c gene encoding type I-C CRISPR-associated protein Cas8c/Csd1 has translation MSWLLHLYETYEANENQVGKVIKKYNDREYTLLPISHTTQNAHIEVLVTEDGEFHTAHLLGKESTLIPCTDDAASRSGTKVAPYPLHDKLSYVAGDFQEYGGIIKQEDPFVAYINQLRNWANSSHAVEKVKSIYNYLRKGRLIKDLVAEKIVYLDENKKMIEKWNKEYEKLYGEKPEIFSAVTSGQQSAFVRFNVYASNDVLTDIWKDKDMYDSFIAFYRDQLTEEDVCFVTGNTNPITTLHANKIRHANDKAKLISGNDKNGFTYRGRFMNSQEAATISYEASQKAHNALKWLIHRQGKILDNRVFLIWGNEEEDFLPDPGGDPLDFWEEGNQKIEKKANTQLIQANEVMKLIDGYRGKGSFKAHVNILILDSATTGRMGVLYYQHMNKELYLNRLEHWHKTCVWRHRYRKSEGGVVEFEGAPATKDIAFAAYGSGASDKVVKGLMERVLPCIVDKRNVPKDIIRSAVQRASNPVSMESWEWKKTLSIACALVNKEEEIGLALNKEDNTRDYLFGRLLAIAYVLEKWALNEQGEKRDTNAERYMVSFSNKPKRTWKTIHDSLLPYKSRLGNRANKLYKLIIEVTDQFLPGEFNDEKLSGTYLAGFSSQVMELENRKPSEESKTNEREDK, from the coding sequence ATGAGCTGGTTACTTCATCTTTATGAAACCTATGAAGCAAATGAAAATCAAGTAGGCAAGGTTATAAAAAAGTATAATGATCGTGAATATACGTTACTTCCAATATCACACACAACGCAAAATGCTCATATTGAAGTATTGGTTACTGAAGATGGGGAGTTTCATACTGCCCATCTGTTAGGCAAAGAAAGTACTCTTATCCCCTGTACGGATGATGCTGCAAGTCGTTCCGGAACAAAGGTTGCTCCATACCCACTTCATGATAAGTTAAGTTATGTGGCGGGAGACTTTCAAGAATATGGCGGAATAATCAAACAAGAAGATCCATTTGTAGCATATATTAATCAACTTCGTAATTGGGCAAATTCTTCTCACGCGGTTGAAAAAGTGAAAAGTATATATAATTACCTTAGAAAAGGGAGGTTGATTAAGGATTTAGTTGCGGAAAAAATAGTTTATCTTGATGAAAATAAGAAAATGATAGAAAAATGGAATAAAGAATACGAGAAATTATACGGTGAAAAGCCAGAAATCTTTTCTGCTGTTACAAGTGGTCAACAAAGTGCATTTGTTCGTTTTAATGTTTATGCTTCCAATGATGTTTTAACGGATATTTGGAAGGATAAGGATATGTACGATTCTTTTATCGCGTTTTATAGAGATCAATTAACAGAAGAAGATGTATGTTTTGTAACAGGAAATACTAATCCAATCACCACACTCCATGCAAACAAAATTCGTCATGCTAACGATAAAGCAAAGCTCATTTCCGGAAATGACAAAAATGGATTTACTTACCGGGGAAGGTTTATGAACAGCCAAGAAGCAGCAACCATTAGCTACGAAGCTTCTCAAAAAGCGCATAATGCCTTGAAATGGCTGATTCACCGCCAAGGTAAAATTTTGGACAATCGTGTCTTTCTTATCTGGGGAAATGAAGAAGAAGATTTCTTGCCAGATCCGGGTGGAGATCCACTAGATTTTTGGGAGGAAGGTAACCAGAAAATCGAAAAGAAGGCTAACACTCAACTAATTCAAGCCAATGAAGTCATGAAGTTGATTGATGGATATAGAGGTAAAGGGTCGTTTAAAGCCCACGTGAATATTTTAATTCTAGATTCTGCTACTACAGGAAGAATGGGTGTACTTTATTATCAACATATGAATAAGGAGCTCTATTTAAATCGTTTAGAACATTGGCATAAGACATGTGTTTGGAGGCATCGCTATCGTAAGAGTGAAGGAGGTGTTGTAGAATTTGAGGGCGCTCCTGCTACGAAAGACATTGCATTTGCAGCTTATGGCTCGGGTGCAAGCGATAAAGTTGTGAAAGGATTAATGGAACGTGTGCTTCCATGCATCGTGGATAAACGTAATGTTCCAAAAGACATTATAAGAAGTGCAGTTCAGAGAGCATCTAATCCAGTTTCAATGGAGTCTTGGGAATGGAAGAAAACACTTAGTATTGCCTGTGCATTAGTCAATAAGGAGGAGGAAATAGGATTGGCGCTAAATAAGGAAGATAATACTCGTGATTACTTATTTGGAAGGTTACTTGCTATTGCTTATGTACTTGAAAAATGGGCTTTAAATGAACAAGGAGAAAAACGTGATACTAATGCTGAACGGTATATGGTTAGTTTTTCTAACAAACCTAAAAGAACATGGAAGACAATACATGATAGTTTGCTTCCTTATAAATCTCGCTTGGGCAATAGAGCTAATAAGCTTTACAAATTAATTATCGAAGTAACCGATCAATTTCTCCCTGGGGAATTTAACGATGAAAAACTTTCTGGAACGTATTTGGCTGGATTTTCAAGCCAGGTAATGGAGCTAGAAAATAGGAAACCATCTGAGGAAAGTAAAACAAACGAAAGAGAGGACAAGTAA
- the cas7c gene encoding type I-C CRISPR-associated protein Cas7/Csd2 has translation MTTLDHKIDFAVLLSVTQANPNGDPLNGNRPRQNYDGHGEISDVALKRKIRNRLQDAGEAIFVQSDDRKTDGYKSLKERADANPELEKILKTKNKDIVQFHDIACEEWLDVRSFGQVFAFKGSEVSVGVRGPVSIHTATSIDPIDIASVQITKSVNSVTGDKKGSDTMGMKHRVDFGTYVFYGSINTQLAEKTGFTNGDAEKIKQALVTLFENDGSSARPDGSMEVHNVYWWEHRSKLGQYSSAKVHRSLDIKPKVEDPKSFEDYSVELHELDNLKVEVLDGQ, from the coding sequence ATGACCACATTAGATCACAAAATTGATTTCGCTGTCTTATTATCAGTAACCCAGGCAAATCCCAACGGGGACCCCTTAAATGGCAATCGTCCAAGGCAAAATTATGATGGGCATGGTGAGATCTCTGATGTAGCACTGAAAAGAAAAATCAGGAACCGTTTACAAGACGCCGGGGAGGCGATCTTCGTTCAATCTGATGATCGAAAAACAGATGGTTATAAAAGTTTGAAAGAAAGAGCAGATGCTAATCCAGAATTAGAAAAAATATTAAAAACAAAAAACAAAGATATCGTACAATTTCATGATATCGCATGTGAAGAGTGGTTGGATGTTCGGAGCTTTGGGCAGGTATTCGCTTTTAAAGGATCTGAGGTATCGGTAGGTGTTCGTGGGCCGGTATCAATCCATACAGCGACGAGTATTGATCCCATTGATATCGCAAGTGTCCAAATCACCAAAAGCGTGAATTCAGTTACTGGAGATAAAAAAGGCTCCGATACAATGGGAATGAAGCATCGTGTTGATTTTGGAACTTATGTTTTTTATGGGAGTATCAATACACAATTGGCCGAAAAAACCGGTTTCACCAATGGAGATGCAGAAAAAATTAAACAAGCCCTTGTAACGTTGTTCGAAAATGATGGCTCATCTGCCCGACCAGATGGAAGTATGGAAGTGCACAATGTGTACTGGTGGGAACATCGATCAAAGCTCGGACAGTATTCTTCAGCTAAAGTTCATCGCTCATTGGATATTAAACCAAAAGTGGAAGATCCAAAAAGCTTTGAAGATTATTCAGTAGAACTACACGAACTCGACAATTTAAAAGTCGAGGTTCTCGATGGACAATGA
- the cas4 gene encoding CRISPR-associated protein Cas4 yields MDNEIDYLMLSGIQHFQFCKRQWALIHIEQQWEENVKTIEGQHLHQKADEPFIREKRGNKLIVRAMPVKSEDLKINGVCDVVEFVQDPSGVEIAGEQGMYKSYPVEYKRGKPKKDYEDILQLAAQAMCLEEMLLCDIHQGYLFYNEIKHRVEVPLTSEIKDEVRSIVEEMHHYYRKKHTPKVKTGSFCKSCSLQNVCLPRLMNKRSVKSYIEGKIKE; encoded by the coding sequence ATGGACAATGAAATAGACTATCTGATGTTGTCAGGTATTCAGCATTTTCAATTTTGTAAACGCCAATGGGCACTTATCCACATTGAACAACAATGGGAAGAAAATGTAAAAACGATTGAAGGGCAACACCTTCATCAAAAAGCAGATGAACCATTTATACGTGAAAAAAGAGGAAACAAACTCATCGTACGTGCGATGCCAGTGAAATCAGAAGATCTTAAGATTAACGGAGTATGTGATGTCGTTGAATTTGTTCAAGATCCTAGTGGTGTGGAAATTGCCGGGGAACAGGGTATGTACAAGTCTTACCCTGTTGAATATAAAAGAGGCAAACCAAAAAAAGATTACGAGGATATATTGCAGTTAGCTGCTCAGGCCATGTGTCTGGAAGAAATGCTACTCTGTGATATTCACCAAGGGTATCTTTTTTACAATGAAATCAAGCATAGAGTAGAGGTTCCTTTAACATCAGAAATTAAAGACGAGGTACGGTCAATCGTTGAAGAAATGCACCATTATTATAGGAAAAAGCATACCCCGAAAGTGAAGACAGGCTCGTTCTGCAAGAGTTGTTCGCTTCAAAATGTTTGCTTACCAAGGTTAATGAATAAACGTTCTGTGAAAAGTTACATCGAAGGGAAAATAAAAGAATGA
- the cas1c gene encoding type I-C CRISPR-associated endonuclease Cas1c produces MKKLLNTLFVTQPDVYLSLDGDNIVLLKEQEKLGRIPLHNLESVVSFGYTGASPALMGYCADRNISIVFLTMTGRFLARVVGKSRGNVILRKRQYQIAEDEHSAAKIARNFITGKVYNNKWTIERMTRDYSLRLDVNKFKEVSNQLSTVIDEARACEDLDSLRGWEGQAAVNYNKVFNQMILQQKDDFYFHSRSRRPPLDNVNAMLSLAYTLLANDVASALESVGLDAYVGFLHRERPGRASLALDVMEELRGVYADKFVLTMINRKIVNKDDFLRKENGAVIMTDEARKKFLSAWQDRKQDKITHPYLGEKISWGLVPYAQALLLARFLRNDLDEYPPFLWK; encoded by the coding sequence ATGAAAAAATTACTAAATACATTATTTGTGACACAACCAGACGTTTATTTATCATTGGATGGAGATAATATAGTATTACTTAAAGAGCAAGAAAAATTAGGAAGAATACCTCTTCATAATTTGGAGTCTGTCGTTAGTTTTGGTTATACTGGTGCAAGTCCGGCGTTAATGGGATATTGTGCTGATCGAAATATATCAATAGTGTTTTTGACCATGACCGGTAGGTTTCTGGCAAGGGTAGTAGGAAAGAGCAGAGGGAATGTGATTCTGCGGAAGAGGCAATATCAGATAGCTGAAGATGAACATTCAGCAGCTAAAATCGCAAGAAATTTTATCACTGGCAAGGTCTATAACAATAAGTGGACCATTGAAAGAATGACAAGAGATTACTCTCTTAGGTTGGATGTTAATAAGTTTAAAGAAGTCTCTAATCAACTCTCTACTGTCATTGATGAAGCAAGGGCATGTGAGGACTTAGATAGTTTGAGAGGTTGGGAAGGTCAGGCAGCGGTTAATTATAACAAAGTATTTAATCAAATGATTTTACAGCAAAAAGACGATTTTTACTTTCATTCCCGATCGCGCCGACCGCCGCTCGATAATGTGAATGCTATGCTTTCTCTTGCCTACACATTATTAGCTAATGATGTTGCGTCTGCATTAGAGTCTGTTGGGCTTGATGCTTATGTTGGATTCTTGCATCGAGAAAGACCCGGAAGGGCATCGTTGGCTTTGGATGTCATGGAAGAATTACGTGGTGTATATGCGGACAAATTTGTCTTAACAATGATCAACCGAAAAATTGTCAACAAAGACGATTTTTTAAGAAAAGAGAACGGAGCAGTCATCATGACAGACGAAGCCAGAAAAAAGTTTTTATCAGCTTGGCAAGATAGAAAGCAAGATAAAATTACACATCCATATCTAGGGGAAAAAATCTCGTGGGGCTTAGTACCATATGCTCAGGCATTATTACTGGCACGTTTTTTACGGAATGATTTAGACGAATATCCCCCGTTTTTATGGAAGTAG
- the cas2 gene encoding CRISPR-associated endonuclease Cas2, with protein sequence MLVLITYDVSTSSIGGTKRLRKVSKACQNYGQRVQNSVFECVVDSTQFAALKIELTKIIDEEVDSLRFYQLGNNYRNKVDHIGVKEAMNMEDPLIF encoded by the coding sequence ATGCTCGTTTTAATTACCTATGATGTCAGCACATCAAGTATCGGAGGAACAAAAAGGCTACGAAAAGTTTCAAAAGCATGCCAAAACTATGGACAACGAGTACAAAATTCCGTTTTTGAATGTGTTGTAGACTCCACTCAATTTGCGGCTTTAAAAATAGAATTGACAAAAATCATTGATGAAGAAGTGGACAGCCTTCGTTTTTATCAACTGGGAAACAATTATAGAAATAAAGTTGACCATATTGGTGTGAAAGAAGCGATGAATATGGAGGACCCCTTAATTTTCTAG
- a CDS encoding IS1380 family transposase, with translation MTTLTQITLDFNRKMKLSNDGGALSSDTGEILFREFEEKLGFFRTLDKHLDLKDERLYHFHSNEQMLRQKIYQMIAGYAEDDAADKLTNDPVFKHIIETDALASQPTLSRFFPRFNEESTDQLNQANQELLDKVHQVRGSKSLIFDLDSTHADTYGEQESTAFNAHYGTVGFHPMVAFDGLTGDFMKAQLRPGNVYTSNGVVDFVKPLITHYNETFPETIPFLRGDSGFAVPELYKLCEDESVYYVIRLKSNPNLQRLAEELRPSTMPSDVTQSEYYYEETEYQAKSWAKPRKVIIQSVRPAGELFFTHAFFATNLFDAFSPKEVVRSYQKRGTMENYIKEAKNGFDLDRMSSHSFQANEARMMFSLLAYNLTNWLRTLCFPEEQKSMQIQTIRSKVIKVASKLVKSGRSLYFKLSSSFVYETFFWNVLNRIQRLKLE, from the coding sequence ATGACTACTTTAACGCAAATAACCCTGGATTTCAATCGCAAAATGAAGCTGTCGAATGATGGAGGTGCTCTTTCCTCTGATACAGGTGAGATCTTATTTCGAGAGTTCGAGGAAAAACTTGGTTTCTTTCGCACCTTGGATAAACATCTGGATCTGAAAGACGAAAGACTGTATCATTTTCATTCGAATGAGCAAATGCTTCGACAAAAAATTTATCAGATGATTGCCGGCTATGCTGAAGATGATGCGGCGGATAAATTAACAAATGATCCTGTGTTTAAGCACATCATTGAAACGGATGCGTTAGCCTCTCAACCCACTTTATCTCGCTTTTTCCCGCGATTTAATGAGGAATCGACCGACCAACTCAATCAGGCCAATCAGGAGCTTTTAGATAAAGTCCACCAAGTGAGGGGCTCAAAGAGTCTTATCTTTGATTTGGACTCCACACATGCCGATACATACGGCGAGCAAGAATCTACAGCTTTCAATGCCCATTACGGAACCGTCGGCTTTCACCCGATGGTCGCTTTCGATGGCCTGACCGGTGATTTTATGAAGGCTCAACTCCGACCGGGCAACGTCTATACCTCTAATGGGGTTGTGGATTTTGTGAAGCCCCTGATCACCCATTACAATGAAACGTTTCCGGAAACGATCCCGTTTCTGCGCGGGGACAGTGGCTTTGCGGTTCCAGAGCTGTACAAGTTATGTGAAGACGAATCCGTCTATTACGTGATTCGTTTGAAGTCCAACCCAAACCTGCAACGACTGGCAGAGGAACTTCGTCCTTCAACGATGCCATCTGACGTTACACAATCCGAATACTATTATGAGGAAACCGAGTACCAAGCGAAATCATGGGCCAAGCCCCGAAAAGTCATCATTCAATCGGTTCGTCCGGCTGGCGAATTGTTTTTCACACATGCATTCTTTGCCACAAACCTATTCGATGCCTTCTCTCCCAAGGAGGTCGTCCGCTCTTACCAAAAACGTGGAACGATGGAGAATTATATTAAGGAAGCCAAAAATGGTTTTGACTTGGATCGAATGAGTAGCCATTCGTTTCAAGCCAACGAAGCAAGGATGATGTTCAGCTTGTTAGCGTACAATTTAACCAACTGGCTGCGCACGCTCTGTTTTCCGGAAGAACAAAAAAGCATGCAAATCCAAACCATACGATCGAAGGTCATTAAAGTGGCAAGCAAATTGGTGAAATCAGGGCGTTCGCTTTATTTCAAATTATCTTCAAGCTTTGTCTACGAAACCTTTTTCTGGAATGTGCTCAATCGTATTCAAAGGCTAAAATTAGAGTGA